One Streptomyces sp. NBC_00102 DNA segment encodes these proteins:
- a CDS encoding VOC family protein, whose translation MLGTDFRTGSPNWLDLGSPDTRAAAAFYRAVFGWEFVSAGPETGGYGFFRTDGKTAAALGPLTEQGASSAWTVHFKTDDIGATVQAVRDGGGTVRAEPMDVMGEGTLAQVTDAQGADFALWQPGRTAGLEIASAPNSLIWVELHVPDPVADIAFYQGLFGWRTQDMPVPGMTYRVLSTEDGDLQDSTFGGAAPADDASGGEQSRWVPYFHVTDVDATVAATTDHGGTVLMPAADMSDVGRMAWLADPFGAVFALLRPDPRM comes from the coding sequence ATGCTCGGCACCGACTTCCGTACCGGATCACCCAACTGGCTCGACCTCGGCAGCCCCGACACCCGGGCCGCCGCCGCCTTCTACCGGGCCGTCTTCGGCTGGGAGTTCGTCTCCGCCGGGCCCGAGACCGGCGGGTACGGGTTCTTCCGGACCGACGGGAAGACCGCCGCGGCCCTCGGCCCGCTCACCGAGCAGGGCGCCTCGTCCGCCTGGACGGTCCACTTCAAGACCGACGACATCGGGGCCACCGTCCAGGCCGTCAGGGACGGCGGCGGGACGGTCCGGGCCGAACCCATGGACGTCATGGGCGAGGGGACGCTCGCGCAGGTCACCGACGCGCAGGGCGCCGACTTCGCGCTCTGGCAGCCCGGCAGGACGGCCGGGCTGGAGATCGCCTCCGCGCCGAACAGTCTCATCTGGGTGGAGCTGCACGTGCCCGACCCGGTCGCCGACATCGCTTTCTACCAGGGCCTGTTCGGCTGGCGGACCCAGGACATGCCGGTGCCCGGGATGACGTACCGGGTGCTGAGCACCGAGGACGGCGACCTGCAGGACTCCACCTTCGGCGGGGCGGCTCCGGCCGACGACGCGAGCGGCGGCGAGCAGTCCCGCTGGGTGCCCTACTTCCACGTGACGGACGTCGACGCGACCGTGGCGGCGACCACCGACCACGGCGGGACGGTGCTGATGCCGGCCGCCGACATGTCCGACGTCGGCCGGATGGCCTGGCTCGCGGACCCCTTCGGCGCGGTCTTCGCGCTGCTGAGGCCCGACCCCCGGATGTAG
- the cobN gene encoding cobaltochelatase subunit CobN, giving the protein MILLLSTSDTDLLSARACEGPVRYRWANPSRLPLDGLPALLDGAELVVVRLLGGVRAWEEGLDQVRAAGLPVVVLTGEQAPDAQLMAASTVPIGIAAEAHAYLAHGGPDNLDQLARFLSDTVLLTGHGFEPPAPAPAWGPLERTARELPAPALPDGAPTVAVLYYRAHHMSGNTGFVEALCRAVEDAGARALPLYVASLRTPESGLIDALRAADAIVTTVLAAGGTRPAEASAGGDDESWDAGALTGLDVPILQALCLTGSRSAWEENDEGVSPLDAATQIAVPEFDGRLITVPFSFKEIDADGLPAYVPDPERAARVAGIAVRHARLRHIPNAEKRIALVLSAYPTKHSRIGNAVGLDTPASAVALLRRLRAEGYDFGPEGEIPGLVSGDGDELIHALIEAGGHDQEWLTEEQLAANPVRIPAADYRRWFAGLPAELRAAVEEHWGPAPGEMFVDRSANPEGDIVLAALRRGNLLILIQPPRGFGENPIAIYHDPDLPPSHHYLAAYRWIAARAEDGGFGADAMIHLGKHGNLEWLPGKNAGLSAACGPDAALGDLPLVYPFLVNDPGEGTQAKRRAHATLVDHLVPPMARADSYGDIARLEQLLDEHAQIAAMDPAKLPAIRAQIWTLIQAAKLDHDLGLEDRPQDEGFDEFIMHLDGWLCEIKDVQIRDGLHVLGNPPAGGDRVNLVLAVLRARQIWGGTASLPGLREALGLDESAATRTAADEIEEQARALVQAMEDAGWDPAAVAGVAAGLPPAVADILTFAATEVVPRLAATTDELTHAVHALNGGFVPAGPSGSPLRGLVNVLPTGRNFYSVDPKAVPSKLAWETGQALADSLLERYRTDNGDWPSSVGLSLWGTSAMRTAGDDIAEAFALLGIRPVWDDASRRVTGLEPIPYEELGRPRIDVTLRISGFFRDAFPHTVGLLDDAVRLAASLDEPAERNFVRAHTQADLAEHGDERRATTRIFGSRPGTYGAGLLQLIDSRDWRTDADLAEVYTVWGGYAYGRELDGRPAREEMETAYKRIEVAAKNTDTREHDIADSDDYFQYHGGMVAAVRALKGTAPEAYIGDSTRPETVRTRTLVEETSRVFRARVVNPRWIEAMRRHGYKGAFELAATVDYLFGYDATTGVVADWMYDKLTQTYVLDPENREFLQQANPWALHGIAERLLEAESRGMWAKPDPAVLEALRQVFLETEGELEGGDD; this is encoded by the coding sequence ATGATCCTGCTCCTGTCGACCTCCGACACCGACCTGCTGAGCGCCCGTGCCTGCGAGGGCCCGGTCCGCTACCGCTGGGCCAACCCCTCCCGCCTCCCGCTCGACGGCCTCCCGGCGCTGCTCGACGGGGCCGAACTCGTCGTGGTCCGCCTCCTCGGCGGGGTGCGCGCCTGGGAGGAGGGGCTCGACCAGGTGCGGGCCGCCGGGCTCCCGGTCGTCGTCCTCACCGGTGAACAGGCCCCCGACGCCCAGCTGATGGCCGCGTCCACCGTCCCGATCGGCATCGCCGCCGAGGCCCACGCCTACCTCGCGCACGGCGGCCCGGACAACCTCGACCAGCTGGCCCGGTTCCTCTCCGACACCGTGCTGCTCACCGGCCACGGCTTCGAGCCGCCCGCCCCGGCCCCCGCCTGGGGCCCGCTGGAGCGGACCGCCCGCGAACTCCCCGCCCCCGCACTCCCGGACGGCGCGCCCACGGTGGCGGTGCTCTACTACCGCGCCCACCACATGAGCGGCAACACCGGGTTCGTGGAGGCGCTCTGCCGTGCCGTGGAGGACGCCGGGGCCCGAGCCCTGCCGCTCTACGTGGCCTCGCTCCGTACCCCCGAGTCCGGACTGATCGACGCCCTGCGCGCGGCCGACGCGATCGTGACCACCGTCCTCGCGGCCGGCGGCACCCGCCCCGCCGAAGCCTCGGCCGGCGGCGACGACGAGTCCTGGGACGCGGGCGCCCTGACCGGGCTCGACGTACCGATCCTCCAGGCGCTCTGCCTGACCGGCTCGCGCAGCGCCTGGGAGGAGAACGACGAGGGCGTCTCCCCGCTGGACGCGGCCACCCAGATCGCGGTGCCGGAGTTCGACGGGCGCCTGATCACGGTGCCGTTCTCCTTCAAGGAGATCGACGCGGACGGCCTGCCCGCGTACGTCCCCGACCCTGAACGCGCTGCCCGGGTCGCCGGGATCGCCGTCCGGCACGCCCGCCTGCGGCACATCCCGAACGCGGAGAAGCGGATCGCCCTCGTGCTCTCCGCGTACCCGACCAAGCACTCCCGCATCGGCAACGCGGTCGGCCTGGACACCCCCGCGAGCGCCGTCGCCCTGCTGCGCCGGCTGCGCGCCGAGGGGTACGACTTCGGGCCAGAGGGCGAGATCCCGGGCCTGGTCTCCGGCGACGGCGACGAGCTGATCCACGCGCTGATCGAGGCGGGCGGCCACGACCAGGAGTGGCTGACCGAGGAGCAGTTGGCCGCGAACCCGGTCCGTATCCCGGCGGCCGACTACCGCCGCTGGTTCGCCGGTCTCCCCGCCGAACTGCGCGCTGCGGTGGAGGAGCACTGGGGCCCGGCGCCGGGCGAGATGTTCGTGGACCGTTCGGCGAACCCGGAGGGCGACATCGTCCTCGCGGCGCTGCGGCGCGGCAATCTGCTGATCCTCATCCAGCCGCCCCGCGGCTTCGGCGAGAACCCGATCGCGATCTACCACGACCCCGATCTGCCGCCCTCGCACCACTATCTGGCTGCCTACCGCTGGATCGCCGCCCGCGCCGAGGACGGCGGGTTCGGCGCCGACGCGATGATCCACCTCGGCAAGCACGGCAACCTGGAGTGGCTGCCCGGCAAGAACGCCGGGCTCTCCGCGGCCTGCGGCCCGGACGCGGCCCTCGGCGACCTGCCGCTGGTCTACCCGTTCCTCGTCAACGACCCGGGCGAGGGCACCCAGGCCAAGCGCCGGGCGCACGCCACGCTGGTCGACCACCTGGTGCCGCCGATGGCCCGCGCCGACAGCTACGGCGACATCGCGCGCCTGGAGCAACTCCTCGACGAGCACGCCCAGATCGCCGCGATGGACCCGGCGAAGCTGCCCGCGATCCGCGCCCAGATCTGGACCCTCATCCAGGCCGCGAAGCTCGACCACGACCTCGGGCTCGAAGACCGGCCCCAGGACGAGGGCTTCGACGAGTTCATCATGCATCTCGACGGCTGGCTCTGTGAGATCAAGGACGTCCAGATCCGCGACGGCCTGCACGTGCTGGGCAACCCCCCGGCGGGCGGCGACCGGGTCAACCTGGTCCTCGCGGTGCTCCGCGCCCGCCAGATCTGGGGCGGTACGGCCTCGCTCCCCGGGCTGCGCGAGGCGCTCGGCCTGGACGAGTCGGCTGCCACCCGCACCGCCGCCGACGAAATCGAGGAGCAGGCCCGTGCCCTGGTCCAGGCGATGGAGGACGCCGGCTGGGACCCGGCCGCCGTCGCGGGCGTGGCCGCCGGCCTGCCGCCCGCCGTCGCCGACATCCTCACCTTCGCCGCCACCGAGGTGGTGCCGCGCCTCGCCGCCACCACCGACGAACTCACCCACGCCGTCCACGCGTTGAACGGCGGCTTCGTGCCCGCCGGGCCCTCCGGCTCACCGCTGCGCGGGCTCGTCAACGTGCTGCCGACCGGCCGCAACTTCTACTCCGTCGACCCGAAGGCCGTCCCCTCCAAGCTCGCCTGGGAGACCGGTCAGGCGCTCGCCGACTCGCTGCTGGAGCGCTACCGCACCGACAACGGCGACTGGCCCTCCTCCGTCGGCCTCTCGCTCTGGGGCACCAGCGCGATGCGCACGGCGGGCGACGACATCGCCGAGGCGTTCGCGCTGCTCGGCATCCGCCCCGTCTGGGACGACGCCTCGCGCCGCGTCACCGGCCTGGAGCCCATCCCCTACGAGGAGTTGGGCCGCCCCCGCATCGACGTGACGCTGCGCATCTCCGGCTTCTTCCGGGATGCCTTCCCGCACACGGTGGGCCTGCTGGACGACGCCGTACGGCTCGCCGCCTCGCTCGACGAACCGGCCGAGCGGAACTTCGTACGCGCCCACACCCAGGCCGACCTCGCCGAGCACGGTGACGAACGCCGGGCCACCACCCGGATCTTCGGCTCGCGCCCGGGAACGTACGGTGCCGGGCTCCTCCAGCTCATCGACTCCCGCGACTGGCGCACCGACGCCGACCTCGCCGAGGTCTACACGGTGTGGGGCGGCTACGCCTACGGGCGTGAGCTCGACGGGCGCCCGGCGCGCGAGGAGATGGAGACCGCGTACAAGCGCATCGAGGTCGCCGCGAAGAACACCGACACCCGCGAGCACGACATCGCGGACTCGGACGACTACTTCCAGTACCACGGCGGCATGGTGGCGGCCGTGCGCGCGCTGAAGGGCACCGCCCCCGAGGCGTACATCGGCGACTCCACCCGCCCCGAGACCGTCCGCACCCGCACCCTGGTCGAGGAGACCTCGCGGGTCTTCCGCGCCCGCGTGGTCAACCCCCGCTGGATCGAGGCGATGCGCCGCCACGGCTACAAGGGCGCCTTCGAACTCGCCGCCACCGTGGACTACTTGTTCGGCTACGACGCCACGACCGGCGTCGTGGCCGACTGGATGTACGACAAGCTCACCCAGACGTACGTACTCGACCCGGAGAACCGGGAGTTCCTCCAGCAGGCCAACCCCTGGGCGCTGCACGGGATCGCCGAACGCCTCCTGGAGGCCGAGTCGCGCGGGATGTGGGCGAAGCCCGACCCGGCCGTCCTCGAAGCGCTGCGCCAGGTCTTCCTGGAGACCGAGGGCGAGCTGGAGGGCGGGGACGACTGA
- the cobG gene encoding precorrin-3B synthase, whose amino-acid sequence MLAAMSATADSPGSPAAVAVARNGGDACPGTLRLHTADDGALARVRIPGGVLTAARARTLLDAAERLGDGELHLTSRGNVQLRGLGQDCGGELAELLREAGLLPSDRHERARNVVASPLSGLDTAGRSDIRPWLDELDALLCASERATALSGRFLFALDDGRGDVDALGADLTLIALDDGQALLRIGPGDTGALLPVAFANAPRAALLAAEAFLDLAAGPDVWRISGLPGAARAVLPAEAARRAGLAPPPEPLAHRAAAAAPGPGAVTGPGGRTALHVGVPMGRLTGVRWRALVETAERLGSGELRCTPWRGVVVPGLAAATAREALDALAGAGLVTGPGSPWAGVGACVGRPGCAKSLADVRAEAEAALGPAGRLPVYWSGCERRCGHPRGEWIDVLATPDGHRITHVRGESRGAPTAVPDDPAALAAAVAAARDART is encoded by the coding sequence ATGCTCGCCGCCATGTCCGCAACCGCCGATTCGCCCGGTTCCCCGGCAGCCGTCGCCGTAGCCCGGAACGGCGGCGACGCCTGTCCGGGCACTTTGCGGCTGCACACGGCGGACGACGGTGCGCTGGCTCGCGTACGGATACCCGGCGGGGTGCTGACCGCCGCCCGGGCCCGCACCCTGCTGGACGCCGCCGAACGGCTCGGCGACGGTGAACTCCACCTCACCTCGCGCGGAAACGTACAACTCCGGGGCCTCGGCCAGGATTGCGGTGGCGAACTCGCCGAACTCCTGCGCGAGGCGGGCCTGCTGCCGTCCGACCGGCACGAACGCGCACGGAATGTCGTCGCCTCCCCGCTCTCCGGTCTCGACACCGCCGGCCGCTCCGACATCCGGCCCTGGCTGGACGAGTTGGACGCCCTGCTCTGCGCGAGCGAGCGCGCCACCGCGCTCTCCGGACGCTTCCTCTTCGCGCTGGACGACGGCCGCGGGGACGTGGACGCCCTGGGCGCCGACCTCACCCTGATCGCGCTCGACGACGGGCAGGCGCTGCTGCGGATCGGCCCCGGCGACACCGGAGCCCTCCTCCCCGTCGCTTTCGCGAACGCCCCGCGCGCCGCGCTGCTGGCCGCCGAGGCATTCCTCGACCTGGCGGCCGGACCGGACGTCTGGCGGATCTCCGGCCTCCCCGGTGCCGCCCGCGCCGTCCTCCCCGCCGAGGCCGCCCGCCGCGCGGGGCTCGCACCCCCGCCGGAACCACTCGCCCACCGGGCCGCCGCCGCGGCCCCCGGGCCGGGCGCGGTGACCGGGCCGGGCGGACGGACGGCGCTGCACGTCGGGGTACCGATGGGGCGGCTCACCGGGGTGCGGTGGCGGGCGCTCGTGGAGACCGCCGAACGCCTCGGCTCCGGCGAACTGCGCTGCACCCCGTGGCGCGGGGTCGTGGTGCCCGGCCTGGCCGCCGCCACCGCCCGGGAGGCCCTGGACGCGCTGGCCGGCGCCGGTCTGGTGACCGGGCCCGGCTCCCCCTGGGCGGGGGTCGGCGCCTGCGTCGGGCGTCCCGGCTGCGCGAAGTCGCTCGCCGACGTACGGGCCGAGGCGGAGGCGGCACTGGGTCCGGCCGGGCGGCTGCCCGTGTACTGGTCCGGGTGCGAACGCCGCTGCGGCCACCCCCGGGGCGAGTGGATCGACGTCCTCGCCACCCCGGACGGGCACCGGATCACCCACGTACGGGGGGAGTCGCGGGGCGCCCCGACCGCCGTCCCGGACGATCCGGCCGCGCTCGCCGCCGCGGTGGCCGCGGCCCGTGACGCCCGTACCTGA
- a CDS encoding precorrin-8X methylmutase produces the protein MHQYEKDGPAIYRQSFATIRAEADLAGLPADVSQVAVRMIHACGMVDLVRDLAFSPTAVADARAALRGGAPILCDVAMVASGVTRKRLPAENEVVCTLSDPSVPELARKMGTTRSAAALELWRDRLEGSVVAIGNAPTALFRLLEMIEEGAPLPAAVIGVPVGFIGAAESKEALAAHGSGVQHLVVRGRRGGSALAAAAVNALASEEE, from the coding sequence GTGCATCAGTACGAGAAGGACGGACCGGCGATCTACCGCCAGTCCTTCGCCACCATCCGCGCGGAGGCGGATCTCGCCGGTCTGCCCGCCGACGTCAGCCAGGTCGCGGTCCGGATGATCCACGCGTGCGGCATGGTCGACCTCGTACGCGACCTCGCCTTCTCCCCGACCGCCGTGGCCGACGCCCGCGCCGCGCTCCGGGGCGGCGCCCCGATCCTCTGCGACGTGGCGATGGTCGCCAGCGGGGTCACCCGCAAGCGGCTGCCCGCGGAGAACGAGGTCGTCTGCACCCTCTCCGACCCCTCGGTCCCGGAGCTCGCCCGAAAGATGGGCACCACCCGGAGCGCCGCCGCGCTGGAGCTGTGGCGGGACCGGCTGGAGGGCTCGGTCGTCGCCATCGGCAACGCGCCCACCGCACTCTTCCGGCTGCTGGAGATGATCGAGGAGGGCGCCCCGCTGCCCGCCGCCGTGATCGGCGTCCCGGTCGGCTTCATCGGCGCGGCCGAGTCCAAGGAGGCTCTCGCGGCGCACGGCTCGGGGGTCCAGCACCTGGTGGTGCGCGGCCGCCGCGGCGGCAGCGCCCTGGCGGCGGCAGCCGTCAACGCCCTCGCGAGCGAGGAGGAGTGA
- a CDS encoding precorrin-2 C(20)-methyltransferase — protein sequence MTGTVAANENAAHASAPARAEAATGGTGRLYGVGLGPGDPELMTLRAVRAIAEADVIAFHSARHGRSIARSIAAAHIRPDHVEEPLVYPVTTETTDHPGGYRGALEDFYAEAAARLAVHLDAGRTVAVLAEGDPLFYGSYMHMHKRLADRYPAEVIPGVTSVSAAAARLGTPLVEGEEILTILPGTLPEEELTARLASTDSAVVMKLGRTFPAVRRAFEASGRLPEARYVERATMAGERTGRLAEVEAGSVPYFAVAVVPSRIDAPRPEPEPGSGEVVVVGTGPAGPLWLTPETRGALAAADAVVGYTTYLDRVPVRPGQARHGSDNKVEAERAEFALDLARRGHRVAVVSGGDPGVFAMATAVLEAASQPEFADVPVRVLPGVTAANAAAARAGAPLGHDYATISLSDRLKPWEVIAGRLRAAATADLVIALYNPGSKSRTWQVGKARDLLLEHRSPDTPVVLGRDVGGPTESVRTVRLADLDPAEVDMRTLLIIGSSQTRRVDRPDGGRLVWTPRRYPEA from the coding sequence GTGACCGGCACCGTCGCGGCGAACGAGAACGCCGCACACGCGTCCGCCCCCGCACGCGCCGAGGCGGCGACCGGCGGCACCGGCCGGCTCTACGGGGTCGGCCTCGGCCCCGGCGACCCGGAGTTGATGACGCTCCGGGCGGTGCGGGCCATCGCCGAGGCCGACGTGATCGCCTTCCACAGCGCCCGGCACGGCCGCTCGATCGCCCGGTCCATCGCCGCCGCCCACATCCGCCCCGACCACGTCGAGGAACCGCTGGTCTACCCCGTCACGACGGAGACCACCGACCACCCGGGCGGCTACCGGGGCGCGCTGGAGGACTTCTACGCCGAGGCGGCGGCCCGGCTCGCCGTACACCTGGACGCGGGCCGCACGGTCGCCGTCCTCGCCGAGGGCGACCCGCTCTTCTACGGCTCGTACATGCACATGCACAAGCGGCTGGCGGACCGTTACCCCGCCGAGGTCATCCCCGGGGTCACCTCGGTCAGCGCCGCCGCCGCACGGCTCGGCACCCCGCTCGTCGAGGGCGAGGAGATCCTCACCATCCTCCCCGGCACCCTCCCCGAGGAGGAGCTGACGGCCCGTCTGGCGTCCACCGACTCGGCCGTGGTGATGAAGCTCGGCCGGACCTTCCCGGCGGTGCGCCGCGCGTTCGAGGCGTCCGGCCGGCTGCCCGAGGCCCGGTACGTCGAACGCGCCACGATGGCCGGGGAGCGCACCGGCCGGCTCGCGGAGGTGGAGGCCGGATCGGTGCCGTACTTCGCGGTCGCCGTGGTCCCCAGCCGGATCGACGCCCCCCGCCCCGAGCCGGAGCCCGGCTCCGGCGAGGTCGTGGTGGTCGGCACCGGACCGGCCGGCCCCCTCTGGCTGACGCCCGAGACGCGCGGGGCGCTGGCAGCGGCCGACGCGGTGGTCGGCTACACCACGTACCTGGACCGGGTACCGGTCCGGCCCGGCCAGGCCCGCCACGGCTCGGACAACAAGGTGGAGGCGGAGCGCGCCGAGTTCGCGCTCGACCTCGCCCGGCGCGGCCATCGGGTGGCCGTGGTCTCGGGCGGCGACCCTGGCGTCTTCGCCATGGCGACGGCCGTCCTGGAGGCCGCCTCGCAGCCGGAGTTCGCGGACGTCCCGGTACGCGTGCTCCCCGGGGTCACCGCCGCGAACGCCGCGGCCGCCCGCGCGGGCGCCCCGCTCGGCCACGACTACGCGACGATCTCCCTCTCCGACCGGCTCAAGCCCTGGGAGGTCATCGCCGGACGGCTGCGCGCCGCGGCGACGGCCGACCTGGTCATCGCGCTCTACAACCCGGGCTCGAAGAGCCGAACCTGGCAGGTCGGCAAGGCCCGCGACCTGCTCCTCGAACACCGCTCCCCCGACACCCCGGTCGTGCTCGGCCGGGACGTCGGCGGCCCCACCGAGAGCGTGCGCACGGTCCGCCTCGCCGATCTCGACCCGGCCGAGGTGGACATGCGCACCCTCCTGATCATCGGGTCCTCGCAGACCCGCCGGGTGGACCGCCCCGACGGCGGCCGGCTCGTCTGGACCCCGCGCCGCTACCCGGAGGCGTGA
- a CDS encoding cobalt-precorrin-6A reductase: MVPISLPDMPYEPVSPAHVLVLGGTTEARRLAEALDAEVPAGGRRPPRVTSSLAGRVAQPVLPPGEVHVGGFGGTEGLAAWLREHRVDALIDATHPFAGTISFHAARAAAEAHVPLLALRRPGWVSGPGDDWHPAGSLEEAAALLPPLGERVFLTTGRTGLAAFAGLDGLWFLMRSVDAPEQPHPSRMEVLLDRGPFTFEGERELLRRHRVDVLVTKDSGGAATAPKLAAAREAGIPVVVVQRPPVPEGVPVASTPAEALAWLDARLSG, encoded by the coding sequence ATGGTGCCGATATCACTGCCCGACATGCCGTACGAGCCCGTGTCCCCGGCACACGTCCTCGTGCTCGGTGGGACGACCGAGGCCCGCCGGCTCGCGGAGGCCCTGGACGCCGAGGTTCCGGCCGGCGGGCGGAGACCTCCGCGGGTGACGAGTTCGCTCGCCGGACGGGTCGCCCAGCCGGTGCTGCCGCCGGGCGAGGTCCACGTCGGCGGCTTCGGCGGTACGGAGGGGCTCGCCGCGTGGCTGCGGGAGCACCGGGTGGACGCTCTCATCGACGCCACCCATCCTTTCGCCGGAACGATCAGTTTCCACGCGGCCCGCGCCGCCGCCGAGGCCCATGTTCCCCTGCTGGCGCTCCGCCGTCCCGGCTGGGTGTCCGGCCCGGGCGACGACTGGCACCCGGCCGGCTCCCTGGAGGAGGCCGCCGCCCTGCTGCCCCCGCTGGGCGAGCGGGTCTTCCTCACCACCGGGCGGACGGGTCTCGCGGCCTTCGCGGGGCTGGACGGACTCTGGTTCCTGATGCGGTCGGTGGACGCGCCGGAGCAGCCGCACCCGTCGCGGATGGAGGTGCTGCTCGACCGGGGGCCGTTCACGTTCGAGGGCGAACGGGAGCTGCTCCGCCGGCACCGCGTCGACGTACTGGTCACCAAGGACAGCGGCGGCGCGGCCACCGCGCCGAAGCTGGCGGCGGCCCGGGAGGCCGGGATTCCGGTGGTGGTCGTCCAGAGGCCACCGGTCCCGGAGGGGGTACCGGTGGCCTCGACCCCGGCCGAGGCCCTGGCCTGGCTCGACGCCCGCCTGAGCGGCTGA
- a CDS encoding cobalt-precorrin-5B (C(1))-methyltransferase gives MSGEAKGGREAQLKHTGLRPGWTTGACATAATTAAYTALLTGEFPDPVTITLPKGQTPAFALAVESPGDGTATAGVVKDAGDDPDVTHGALVRSTVRALPPGSGVVFRAGPGVGTVTLPGLPLDVGEPAINPVPRQLMREHVARVAAEHGAAGDVEITISVDDGEEIARSTWNGRLGILGGLSILGTTGVVVPYSCSAWIDSIRRGVDVALAAGETHVAGCTGSTSEKTVVAEYGLPEIALLDMGDFAGAVLKYVRRHPVPRLTVCGGFAKLSKLAAGHMDLHSARSQVDKGFLARLAREGGADEELAEAVAHANTGLAALQSCAAAGVPLGDLVAVAARDQALEVLRGAPVAVDVICIDRAGTVVGRSAVR, from the coding sequence GTGAGCGGTGAGGCGAAGGGCGGGCGCGAAGCCCAACTCAAACACACCGGCCTGCGCCCCGGTTGGACGACCGGCGCCTGTGCGACGGCGGCGACCACCGCCGCGTACACCGCGTTGCTGACCGGGGAGTTCCCCGACCCGGTGACGATCACCCTGCCGAAGGGGCAGACCCCCGCGTTCGCGCTCGCCGTGGAGTCGCCGGGAGACGGCACCGCGACCGCAGGAGTGGTCAAGGACGCCGGCGACGATCCGGACGTGACCCACGGGGCACTGGTCAGGTCGACGGTACGGGCGCTGCCGCCGGGCTCCGGGGTGGTCTTCCGGGCGGGTCCGGGCGTCGGCACGGTGACCCTGCCCGGCCTGCCGCTCGACGTCGGCGAACCGGCCATCAACCCGGTGCCCCGGCAGCTGATGCGCGAGCACGTGGCGCGGGTCGCGGCGGAACACGGCGCCGCCGGTGACGTGGAGATCACGATCTCCGTGGACGACGGCGAGGAGATCGCGCGTTCCACGTGGAACGGTCGCCTCGGCATCCTCGGCGGGCTCTCCATCCTCGGCACCACCGGGGTCGTCGTGCCGTACTCCTGCTCGGCCTGGATCGACTCCATCCGGCGCGGGGTCGACGTGGCGCTGGCCGCAGGGGAGACCCATGTGGCCGGGTGCACCGGCTCGACCTCGGAGAAGACGGTGGTCGCGGAGTACGGCCTGCCGGAGATCGCCCTGCTGGACATGGGCGACTTCGCGGGTGCCGTGCTCAAGTACGTACGCCGCCATCCGGTCCCCCGGCTCACCGTCTGCGGCGGCTTCGCCAAGCTCTCCAAGCTCGCCGCCGGCCATATGGACCTGCACTCGGCACGGTCCCAGGTGGACAAGGGGTTCCTCGCCCGGCTGGCCCGGGAAGGCGGCGCGGACGAGGAGCTGGCCGAGGCGGTGGCGCACGCCAACACCGGTCTCGCCGCACTCCAGTCGTGCGCGGCGGCCGGGGTCCCGCTGGGCGACCTGGTGGCGGTGGCCGCCCGCGACCAGGCGCTGGAGGTGCTGCGCGGGGCGCCGGTCGCGGTGGACGTGATCTGTATCGACCGGGCCGGCACGGTGGTCGGGCGCAGCGCGGTCCGCTGA
- the cobM gene encoding precorrin-4 C(11)-methyltransferase: protein MTVYFIGAGPGAADLITVRGARLLAASPVCLYAGSLVPRELLADCPPDARLTDTQGLDIEQITAELVRAHAEGHDVARLHSGDPSVFSAVNEQMKRLDDAAVPYEVVPGVPAFAAAAAALKRELTVPTVGQTVILTRIAQRATAMPQGEDLATLGRSGALLVLHLAARYADRVVEELLPHYGPDCPAAVVAMASRPDEIVLRGTLETIAGQVEEAGVIRTAVILVGRTLGAEQFRDSHLYSPHRDRHTC, encoded by the coding sequence ATGACCGTGTACTTCATCGGCGCAGGACCCGGCGCGGCCGACCTGATCACGGTGCGCGGTGCCCGGCTCCTCGCCGCCAGTCCGGTCTGCCTCTACGCGGGCAGCCTGGTGCCGCGCGAACTGCTCGCCGACTGCCCGCCGGACGCCCGGCTGACCGACACCCAGGGCCTGGACATCGAGCAGATCACCGCCGAACTGGTCCGCGCCCATGCCGAGGGCCACGACGTCGCCCGGCTGCACTCCGGCGACCCGTCCGTCTTCAGCGCGGTCAACGAGCAGATGAAGCGGCTCGACGACGCCGCGGTGCCGTACGAAGTGGTGCCCGGGGTACCGGCGTTCGCCGCCGCCGCCGCGGCGCTGAAGCGGGAGCTGACCGTGCCGACGGTCGGTCAGACGGTCATCCTGACCCGGATCGCCCAGCGGGCCACCGCCATGCCCCAGGGCGAGGACCTGGCGACCCTCGGCCGCAGCGGCGCCCTGCTGGTGCTCCACCTGGCCGCCAGGTACGCGGACCGGGTGGTGGAGGAGTTGCTGCCGCACTACGGGCCCGACTGCCCGGCCGCCGTGGTGGCGATGGCCTCCCGGCCGGACGAGATCGTGCTGCGCGGCACGCTGGAGACCATCGCCGGACAGGTGGAGGAGGCCGGGGTGATCCGTACGGCGGTCATCCTGGTCGGGCGCACCCTGGGCGCGGAGCAGTTCCGCGACAGTCACCTCTACTCGCCGCACCGCGACCGCCACACCTGCTGA